TGCTCTTTGGAGGAAATCCCTTTTGGACACCAAATCTGCATAGATTTCACTATTAGAGTTATTTTCAGACACCACCCAGACTTTTGAGCCTAATTTTGCCATCTTTGAGCAAAATAAACAGATTGATAAGGATAAAGAGAACTTTAGATAGCCTCAATAGTAGCATAAAATTTACGAAAGTCCAGTTCATAAAATCCAGTTTTTAAGTTGTCGGACTTCTTATGTTAAAAATTAAAGTCAAAACCGATAAGAAAAAAAGGTAGATTTTATGTCAACAGCCTGTCAAGGGGCAAGGTAGAAAATAAGTGGCAGTGCTTCTTGTTCCTTGCTTGTTGAACCTACTACCTGAGTAAATAATTACAAATAAAGGAGCTCTCATTATGCGAATCCTTTTTATGGGCACACCTGACTTTGCCCTTCCTTCATTAGAAAAAATAGCCAGAAGTGAATATGAATTAATTGGCGTCATTACCCAACCTGATAAACCTACTGGCAGAAGTTATAAAATCACTCCACCAAAAGTGAAAGAATTAGCCCAAAAGTTAAATCTTAAAGTCTGGCAACCAACCTCATTAAAAAATAAAGAAGGATTGGAGCTCGTTAAACGACTTGAACCTGATTTAGTTATAGTCGTTGCCTTTGGCAAAATTCTATCACCCGAATTTTTGCACATACCTAAACTCGGAAGTATAAATTTGCATGCCTCTTTATTACCAAAATATCGTGGTTCAGCACCAATTCAACGGGCAATAATTCAAGGAGAAACTAAAACAGGTGTTACCGTTATGTGGATAAGTGAAGAATTAGACGCAGGAGATATTATCTTACAACAAGAAGTAGAAATCTCATTTCTTGACACCGCCGGAACATTATCACAAAAGATAGCTTCTACTGGCGCCGAACTCTTATTAAAGGCGATTAAACTAATTAAGGAAGAAAAAGCACCGCGGATAAAACAAGATACTTCTCAGGTAAGTTACGCTCCAAAATTAAACAAAGAAGATGGCTTGATTAATTGGAAAAAAACTAATCTGGAGATTTATAATCTTATCAGAGGTCTAAATCCATTCCCTGGAACACATATCTACTATAAAAATCAATTATTAAAGGTTTGGGAAACCGCAATAATAAATGAAGAAGGGTTACCTGGTCAGGTATTAAAGATTCTTAAAGATAAAGGACCTGTAATTGGAACAGGTAAAGGTTGCCTCTTGATAAAACAAATTCAGCCTGCTAATAAAAAAAGGTTATCAGGGATTGAATTTGTCAATGGCTATAGAATAAAAGAGGGGCAGATAATCGGTTATTAATCAACACGACACTCTTGATTCTTACTAATTACCGGTTACTTGCTTACTGATTACCTTATTTTTCAAGTGGAACAATAATTGCCGTTTGAGTTCTTCGGATACCATTTACGGTTTGAATCTTGGATACAACCATCTCACCTAATTTTTCTAAGTTTTCTGCTTCTAATAAGGCAATAATATCATAAACCCCGGTCACGGCATTAGCACTTTTAACCCCAGTAATATTTCTGATGGTAAGACAGGCATTTCCCACTTTTCCACCTTCTGCTTCAATTAAAATATAAGCATTGACGGCCATTTTTTTACCTCCTGAAAACAATGAGCAGTCATCAGTATGCAAAAATCAGTCCCTTTGCTCTCTGATGGCTGAACGCTTACTATTACTTGAGTGTAATTTCATATTTTTCTCTTAAAAGGGAAACTAATTGCATCATATCACGAATAACCGCATGAGGTTTGGTATTTCCTTCATTAAAGGCATATTTGCCACCTCGCTGGTAAAAAACAGTAATTAATCCAGCTTCATTTGCCGGGTCAATGTCATTTGTCGGATGGTCACCAACATACATTGCTTCTTGCGGTGCAATTTCAAGCATTTCACAGGCGCGGCTAAAAAGTAATGGGTCGGGTTTACGAATACCCATTTCTTCGACAAAAAACATCGCCTTTTTATCAAAATATTTCAATAATCCAAGCCGAATAATCTTCTCTATCTGCTTCAAGGTGATACCATTAGAAATAATCCCTAATTTTATTTCCTCGCACTTTGATAACACATCTAATGCCCATTCTACATCCGGAAAAGGTTTTAATTCTCTTACCTTAGCGTCATGATAGGCAACTATACCTGTGGCAATAATAATAGATTTATTCACATCTAATTTTATATTTAAACGAGCAATAAGTTCATCGTAGTGCCGTTCAT
This bacterium DNA region includes the following protein-coding sequences:
- a CDS encoding Lrp/AsnC ligand binding domain-containing protein, with protein sequence MAVNAYILIEAEGGKVGNACLTIRNITGVKSANAVTGVYDIIALLEAENLEKLGEMVVSKIQTVNGIRRTQTAIIVPLEK
- the fmt gene encoding methionyl-tRNA formyltransferase, with protein sequence MRILFMGTPDFALPSLEKIARSEYELIGVITQPDKPTGRSYKITPPKVKELAQKLNLKVWQPTSLKNKEGLELVKRLEPDLVIVVAFGKILSPEFLHIPKLGSINLHASLLPKYRGSAPIQRAIIQGETKTGVTVMWISEELDAGDIILQQEVEISFLDTAGTLSQKIASTGAELLLKAIKLIKEEKAPRIKQDTSQVSYAPKLNKEDGLINWKKTNLEIYNLIRGLNPFPGTHIYYKNQLLKVWETAIINEEGLPGQVLKILKDKGPVIGTGKGCLLIKQIQPANKKRLSGIEFVNGYRIKEGQIIGY
- a CDS encoding TIGR02253 family HAD-type hydrolase translates to MGTNLKVIFFDIDDTLYSTTEFTRLARMSAIRAMVDAGLRVDEFKAFEELEKVTKDFGANYERHYDELIARLNIKLDVNKSIIIATGIVAYHDAKVRELKPFPDVEWALDVLSKCEEIKLGIISNGITLKQIEKIIRLGLLKYFDKKAMFFVEEMGIRKPDPLLFSRACEMLEIAPQEAMYVGDHPTNDIDPANEAGLITVFYQRGGKYAFNEGNTKPHAVIRDMMQLVSLLREKYEITLK